A single genomic interval of Prunus dulcis chromosome 5, ALMONDv2, whole genome shotgun sequence harbors:
- the LOC117627387 gene encoding protein P21-like, with protein MSIFRNLLVFCILCATLFFASTNAAHFDIRNNCPFTVWAAATPGGGRQLNRGESWGIDVAAGTKGGRVWARTGCTFDGAGRGRCQTGDCGGILQCQAYGQAPNTLAEYGLNQFNNLDFFDISLVDGFNVPMDFSPTSNGCTRGIKCTADINGQCPSQLRAEGGCNNPCTVFKTNEYCCNSGSCGPTDFSRFFKSRCPDAYSYPKDDQTSTFTCPGGTNYRVVFCP; from the coding sequence ATGAGTATTTTCAGAAACCTCCTAGTCTTCTGCATCCTATGTGCCACTCTCTTCTTTGCATCAACCAATGCAGCTCATTTCGATATCCGAAACAATTGCCCCTTCACCGTCTGGGCAGCCGCCACGCCAGGCGGCGGACGCCAACTTAATAGAGGCGAAAGTTGGGGCATAGACGTGGCTGCCGGAACCAAAGGGGGTCGCGTTTGGGCCCGGACCGGATGTACCTTTGATGGAGCTGGACGTGGGAGATGCCAAACAGGTGATTGTGGTGGTATCCTCCAATGCCAAGCCTATGGCCAAGCCCCAAACACCCTAGCTGAATATGGCCTTAACCAATTTAACAACTTGGATTTCTTTGACATTTCCCTTGTTGATGGCTTTAATGTTCCCATGGACTTTAGTCCCACGTCTAATGGGTGCACTAGGGGTATCAAATGTACGGCTGATATTAACGGGCAGTGTCCTAGCCAACTGAGGGCTGAAGGAGGCTGCAACAACCCTTGCACTGTGTTCAAGACTAATGAATATTGCTGCAATTCTGGGAGCTGTGGCCCTACAGATTTCTCTAGGTTTTTCAAGAGTCGGTGCCCGGATGCTTACAGCTACCCTAAGGATGACCAAACAAGTACATTTACATGCCCTGGCGGGACCAACTATAGGGTTGTGTTCTGCCCATGA